One genomic segment of Microthrixaceae bacterium includes these proteins:
- a CDS encoding electron transfer flavoprotein subunit beta/FixA family protein, translated as MNIVVCVKQIPDPADPGALNADHTLKRDGKLILDESDSYGVEMALQLVDKAGSGEVTLVSMAPNGEVSGLRTALAMGAAKAVLVSDDALKGAGALDTAKVLAAAIKRVDGADLVLAATESSDGYTGTVPEQIAAVLDLPSITFAKSVEIADGTVKVQRQTEAGYDEVEAPLPALVSVTAGVVEPRYPSFKGIMAAKSKPVDTVTVSDLGIDSALVGWSGAGQEIVDVAAAPAREAGEVFEDDGTAAQKIVDFLDGLKVL; from the coding sequence ATGAACATCGTCGTCTGTGTGAAGCAGATCCCTGACCCCGCCGACCCCGGCGCGCTCAACGCGGATCACACCCTGAAGCGTGATGGCAAGCTGATCCTCGACGAGTCCGACTCGTACGGCGTCGAGATGGCTCTCCAGCTCGTGGACAAGGCCGGCAGCGGCGAGGTCACCCTCGTCTCCATGGCCCCGAACGGTGAGGTCTCGGGCCTTCGTACCGCGCTGGCCATGGGTGCCGCCAAGGCCGTGCTGGTCTCCGACGACGCCCTCAAGGGCGCCGGAGCGCTCGACACCGCCAAGGTGCTCGCCGCCGCCATCAAGCGCGTCGATGGCGCCGACCTGGTGCTGGCCGCCACCGAATCCTCCGATGGCTACACCGGCACCGTGCCCGAGCAGATCGCCGCCGTGCTCGACCTTCCGTCGATCACCTTCGCCAAGTCGGTCGAGATCGCCGATGGCACCGTCAAGGTGCAGCGCCAGACCGAGGCTGGCTACGACGAGGTCGAGGCACCGCTGCCCGCCCTCGTCTCGGTCACCGCCGGTGTGGTCGAGCCCCGCTACCCCTCCTTCAAGGGGATCATGGCCGCCAAGTCCAAGCCCGTAGACACGGTCACCGTCTCCGACCTCGGCATCGACTCGGCCCTCGTGGGCTGGTCTGGTGCCGGCCAGGAGATCGTCGACGTCGCTGCCGCTCCCGCCCGTGAGGCCGGTGAGGTGTTCGAAGACGACGGAACCGCCGCCCAAAAGATCGTCGACTTCCTCGACGGCCTCAAGGTCCTCTGA